Part of the Notamacropus eugenii isolate mMacEug1 chromosome 5, mMacEug1.pri_v2, whole genome shotgun sequence genome is shown below.
TCAGATTATTATGAATAGCAGCCAATTAACTGTGCTGCAAatgcatcatttttttaaaaaagcatttcaagggaatctttttttcttttgcatttttggtGAGATAGCATGGTACAATACAGAATGAAGCTCAGTGTCTGATtcaagatctggattcaagtcccacctctggcACCCAATGTCTTTATGTTCCTAAgcaactcatttaatctctctaggcttcagCTTTCCATCTATAAATTAGCTGACCTCTATGGTCCTTCCTAGCTCTCAATTTATGGCactattaatttaattttagtgaGAACTTCTCTATGACAAACTGACCTACTTGAGAAGGGTAAAAATTCCCATCtcctacagagaaaaaaagacccTCTAAAAAAATTAACAGATTACATAATCTCTTTATTGATATCAGCACTCTACCTGGTTTGCCCACAGTAGTTGCACTtagccaagagaaacataatgTGCTGTAAGCTTTGTACCACCTACCTCCTtgcaaatttttttctaatttttcttgaaTACCAGTCTACGAAAAGTTATACAAAATGTCTAGGACTAGTCATAATTAAATTTTCTAAAGAAGCATACTTCTTAAAAGATCTTTCCCAGGAAAGTTTTGGGAAATAAGTTCTTCTGTAAGACATAAATAAGCTGTTTCAGAAGATTGGTTAAATATTCCTATGATGGGTAGAAAGCATTTAAGTCAGTATCCCTTCAACAAGATATTCCAATAAAGCCAACAGAAATTTGAGTACTCTTGTTGACACTGACCCTAGATCTCATCAGGGGATCATTCTTTGTCTCATGGTTTTCCTCATGGCCAATTTGACATCCTTATTTCTCAAACTGTAGATCAAGGGGTTTAGCATAGGCACTACAATGGTGTAGAACACAGAGGACACTTTTCCTTGGTCCATAGACCCAACAGAAGAAGGTTTGAGGTACATGAAAACTCCTGaaccaaagaaaagagaaacagtgaTTATATGGGAGCTACAAGTACTGAAAGCTTTAGACCTGCCACCAGAGGAGCTGATGCGGAGGATAGTGGAGAAGATGAAAGCATAAGATGTGAAAATGGTAGCACTGATCACTCCAATGTCAACGCTGGCAACAATGAAAGTCACTAACTCATTGATATAGGTGCTTGTGCAGGAAAGCTCCAGAATGGGAAGTATGTCACACATGTAATGGTTGATGATATTATTGTCACAAAAGGACAGTCTCAGCATGCATCCAGTGTGGGCCATGGCACCAGCAAACCCCAACATATATACACCAGACAATAATAGAAAACAAACCTGAGAGGACATCCTGACAACATAAAGTAATGGGTTACAGATAGCAATGAAACGATCATAGGCCATGGCCGACAAAAGCAAGGATTCAGAAagtccaaagaaacaaaagaaatacagtTGAGCCATGCACCCTGAATAGGAGATGACATTTTTCTCTGACACAAAGTTCATTAACATTTTAGGGGTGATGACAGAGGAGTAACAGAGATCTATGAAAGACAGATTAAAGAGGAAATAGTACATGGGAGTGTGAAGATGGGAATTCAGTCTAATCAGAGTGATCAAACCAAGATTCCCTACCACAGTGACCACATAAATCcctaaaaacaggaaaaaaagaaggagcTGGAGCTCTGGTTGGTCCGTTAAACCTGCGAGAAAAAATTCTGTCACTAAGGAGTCATTTCCTGTGGCCATTCTTCTCTGGGAAGAATCTGTGGGGACAGGAAAGAAGCATATAAGAAGGGAAAACACTTCCCTACCCTGTTAACAAAGTGAGCATGCACACTTGGAGACTCTAAATCCATTCCCTTCCTGTCCTCATCAAGCCTGTCCCTGTTgccaatagaaaagaaaatggagctgGCTGTTGTCTATAATAGTCTCTGAAACAAactgttgccaaaaaaaaaaaatcttttgatctTATCTCCAAAATAAAACCTGGAGGAGTTGGAAGACCAAGAGGGTGAGGGAGAAGCAATAGTTCCCTTCCTAATCCAGTAACTACTGTGCAGGGAAACTACCTAGAATTCTTCAGCTCCCCATGTAGGAATTTGTCAGGATGGGGACCATAACCAATAGCCACATTTTAGGAATAAGGAAATGAGTTTTCAGATACTTGCAGAGTGAGAATTCCTATGACCCATGGCTGCTATCAAGGTGCCCTCCCCCTATGGCACATACTTAGGTAAAGCTCTATATGCCTATAAAGTTAATTGTCTCTCTACATTCTCCATGGAACACTCACCAATCTGCTTTGATGAGCCTCTTAGGGAAGGTGATTTCGACAAAACTCTGTGATCCCATAATCGTGGGTTTagaaagaggaatcagaaaagattCTTCTAACATTCATCCTCATTCTGGCTCACACTATCAGTAGTGGGCTTTCCTGCCTCATTCCCTGGGTTCTTGGGTAAAATAGCTTTGGTGAAGTTGATAGTGATGTACTTACAGCTAATAATCCAATTACTCAAACATGGAGCTCAGTCTCTGACACTCTCTAGAAGAAATTCTGAGCTAAGAAGCACAATTCCAAAGTGAGGTTTTACTagctagttcttttttttattattcccatatGACAAATGACAGAAAACAAGAGACTTATTCTGGATCTAGAGATTCAAAACTCCCCTAGGGTCCACAAAGAGAACAGGCTCTTCAGGGAGGAGAAAGTAATAAATCTGCCTTCTGCCCTTAGGACTGTCAACCCTTACTTTGGCTCCATAGAGAACTAATCTTCTACTTAAATTCTGATTGCATAGTTACCAGTGAAAACCAGGAAATAGGCTTCTCtaattccctcttttttttttcctggaggctaGACTTAACCTTAGGATTGATCCCATTCCTATTCTAGATACAGAAGGACTATCATAAATCACCTAATCCAGTAACTATTAGCAGAAGAACCTCACTCATTCTATAACAATATCAATATGGGGTGATCTGGCCTGTGATTAAGCACTTCCTGTAATGGGAAATTCATTGCCCAAGACAATCACTTATTCTGTGTTTACGGGATGGCTCTAATGGTGAAGAGGTTTTCTCCTAAAAATTAACACAAAACATGACTTCAACCCACTAGCTCTAGTTCTACACTCTGGAGCCACATAGAGTAAGATTAATTCCTCCTTGACACAATCCTCAAACATTTGAGCAAAGTGTTCTTGAACTTACATGAACCTAAAAGAGTCCTCAGATTAAACAATCTCTGTTCCTTtaactcaattcaataaatgtttattaagcaccttttacataaaagacactgtgctaaaccttGGGGATCAATATGGCACAGACTTCGTCCTCAATAAGCTTACAATATAATTGAGAGAAGACAAGTAAATGAATAACTGATATGTCAGCCTCCAAGGAAAAGGGTGGCAACAAAATGGGGCAGCACTATGCCAAGGACAGTACTAAACAGCTCAAAACTGAGATTATTCATACCACTAATTGATATACATGAGAGTAGTATTTTGGGGAAAGGTGAAAAGAGGAGAAGTAAGTAGTAACAGTGCTATTACCATTTACACACCACTGCCAACAGCTAAGTAAAGCCAAGAATGATAGCATTCAAGGACAGTATCATTGGCTTGCCTCCTACTTGTATGTCTTAGTATGTCTTGATAGATCTATATCCATGACACACTTGGGTATCCTCCAAGACTATCCTGAGACTTCTCTTTTCCATCTGTACTATCTCACTTGAGGATCTCATTAGTTTCTATGGGTACAgttatctctatgcaaatgactcctaAACctagatcatcctgactccaggccctgaatTCTATCCTTTACCTGGAGTTCAgatccctcctcagacacttactatttatgtaaccatggacaaatcactcaatctctctCGGTCTTAATgttctcacctctaaaatggggataataatagtacctactttataGGGTTTTGTGAGAAGGCTATGAGATTGAAGTTTGAGATCAAATAAACCAATGGGTCAAATCAATACTGATAAATTCTTTGATCTTCTCCTGGTAAGACACATCATACATAAATTACTGTGGAAAAAGCTAGCATCCTAAAGTCAAATTTTAACAGAAAACTACATTTAAAGACGTTAACACTGATGCAATACCTGTCAATGTACACTTACAGCACAATAAAATGACAATGGATCTAAATGGTGTCCACACATAAATTCATGCAATATTAAGGGATGCTAAAGACTTATGACAACTATAGAACTAGGACCTTGAGGCCACTATAGAAATACTAGCACATTCTCGtcaaaaaacagaaagataacTAGATATTTTGAGAGTATATAATAAATCTATTAAAATGTAGGGAAATACTTTTAGGACAAAtagacttcatttaaaaaaatgcagtgAAAGCTAATAACAGGCGTATACCAGTGGATTTGGCAAATTTAACCAAAAGTAGTTTATCTCTAGATGGAACCAAGGAAATGGCTAAAATCCAATATAGAAATCAAAAGGAGCATTATGTGTGACTTCCACATACATTTAACTAACAACGTTAAAGAAGTTCCAAATTCCTGAGCTATAGatttatttatagaaataaagaattttgtaaGAGTTTTTCAGGATCAAGTCAGTACAAACAAAATTTATAGAAAGATTATCCTTAAGAAGACCATGCTTATTGACTAATGCAGATCAAGCGATAAATTCATGGAATGTGTGCTATTGCAGATTCAGCAATTAAATATTAGTATTTAGAATTATGCATCAGCAATCCACtttctttcataaaataatagaTTAATCATACTCACACTACAGGTATAAACCTCAAAATGTCCTAgagaaatcaacaaataaactGTCCTGGCACTAGAGCATTATCACAAACATAATTACTATACACAATCCACCCGATATG
Proteins encoded:
- the LOC140507753 gene encoding olfactory receptor 8B8-like gives rise to the protein MATGNDSLVTEFFLAGLTDQPELQLLLFFLFLGIYVVTVVGNLGLITLIRLNSHLHTPMYYFLFNLSFIDLCYSSVITPKMLMNFVSEKNVISYSGCMAQLYFFCFFGLSESLLLSAMAYDRFIAICNPLLYVVRMSSQVCFLLLSGVYMLGFAGAMAHTGCMLRLSFCDNNIINHYMCDILPILELSCTSTYINELVTFIVASVDIGVISATIFTSYAFIFSTILRISSSGGRSKAFSTCSSHIITVSLFFGSGVFMYLKPSSVGSMDQGKVSSVFYTIVVPMLNPLIYSLRNKDVKLAMRKTMRQRMIP